ATCTCGCGCGCCGTTCCCATCGCCTCGAGCGCGGCCGCCACGACCTGGGAGGCCCGCGACCGGTTCATCTCTTCCGCGCACTTCGTCTCGAGAAGCTCTGCGTGCGACAGGATGATGCCGAGCTCGTTGTTCAGGCGGTGGAATAGCTCGCCTAACTCTTTCTTGTTGTTGATGTTCACGGTCTCGACGGCTGCATCCTTGCGCAGTGCGTTCATAGGTCCAATCGCCGCGGCTGCCGAACGACTTCAAGGGGGTTATCGGTAAGCGCGGGGCATCTCTGTAGGGAACGGCGGGCGGCCGGCCACCTGCAAGTTGATCTGGCCTCGACCATCAATCTGTGTCAACATATTGGCGCCATTCGGACTCCCAGCTAAATGCCTGAAACGACAAAACATCTTCTCATCGTCGAGGACGAAGGGGCGCTTCGCGAGGTGGTGGCCGAGCGGCTGACCGATAGCGGCTTCGACGTCGCGCAGGCCGCCAACGGCGAAGAGGCGCTCGAGCGGCTCGCCGAATTCGCATTTGACATCGTCATTACGGATTTGCGATTGCCGGGCATCGACGGCGGCAAGGTGCTCGAGGCGGCGATCGCGCGCTATCCCGACATCATTGGAATTGTCGTGACCGGCTACGGGACCGTGAAGGACGCGGTCGAGGCCATCAAGCGGGGAGCGTCCGACTTCGTCACCAAGCCGTTCCAGTTCGACGAACTGCTGCACGTGTTGAACACGGCGCTCGAGCAGCGGCGGCTCAAGTCCGAGAACGCCTACCTGCGATCGCAACTCGAGCGCCGGTACAGCTTCGAGGGCATCGTCGGTCGTAGCCGGGCGATGCGCAACCTCTTCCAGTTGCTGGAGACCGTGGCCGTCACCAACAGCACGATTCTGGTGACGGGCGAGACCGGCACGGGCAAGGAACTCGTCGCGAGGGCGATCCATCACAACAGCCCGCGACGCGCAAACCGGTTCGTCGCGATCAACTGCAGCGCGATTCCCGAGACGCTGCTCGAGGCGGAGCTGTTCGGTCACGTCCGCGGCGCGTTCACGGGCGCGATCGGCAATCGTGTGGGCCGTTTCGAAACGGCGCACAAGGGCACGCTCTTTCTCGACGAGGTCGGGACCATGGGCGCGCCGCTGCAGATGAAGTTGCTGAGGGCGGTGCAGGAGAAGGAGTTCGAGCGGGTCGGTGACTCACGCCCGATGAAGGTGGACGTGCGCGTGATCGCGGCCACCAACGGCGACTTGGCGAAGATGGTGAGCGAGGGCCGCTTCCGCGAGGATCTGTACTACCGGTTGAACGTCATTCCAATCGGGCTGCCGCCGCTGCGCGATCGCAAGGACGACATTCCGCTGCTCGTCCAGCATTTCCTCGATCGATTCTGCCGCGAGCTGACGCCGCCGCGGCCGGCGTTGACCGTCTCGCAGCAGGCGATGCGGAAACTGATGGCCTTCTCCTGGCCGGGAAACGTCCGGCAGCTCGAGAATGCACTGGAGCGCGCGGTGGCGCTGAGCGCAGGCCGCACGCAGATCGAAGAGGCCGACCTGCCGCCCGATGTCCTGGAGTCCGATCACGCGGCGCCGTCGGGACCGCTCGCGCTGCCCGAGGACGGACTCGACTTCCAGGAGTACATCTCGAGCATCGAACGCGAGCTGATCACGCAGTCGCTCGAGCGCACCGGCGGCAACAAGGGCCGTGCGGCGCAGTTGCTCCACCTGAAGCGTACGACGCTCGTGGAGAAACTGAAGAGAATGAATTCCAATTGAGCTACGGGGGGCTGAGGATTCGCGCACCCGGCACTTCGCACATTGCAGCTTCCGGCGCACTTGGCACGTTGCACGCAGCACTCAGCACTTTTCTATGCCACCTAGATACACCTACTGGACCATCCTCATCGACGACCAGCCCACCGCGTTCCGCGCGGCTGATCGGGAAGATCTGCTGCCGACGCTCAAGCAGCTCCAGGCGAAGAATCCCAACGCGGTGATGAAGTGGTTCGCCCGGGGACGCGTGTGGGAGTCGCCGGAAGAGGCGCGCAGTGCGCACCCGTCGTCGGGCGCGAGGACACATCCGCGTCCGCACGAAAGTGCTCCACAGGTGGTGTCAGCGGAGCCGGATCACAGCGCTCCCGAAGGCGCTCCCGCGAGCGGTGACGCGACGCCGCCGGTCCCGCCCGACGACGTGCCAGCCGATCAGCCGGTGACCGATCAGCTGCCGGCGGAGCGTCGTGGCCACGGCTGGCGCCCGGGCGGCCAGCACAAGGATCCGCGGGAGAAGTTCAAGAAGGAGACGTTCCAGGCGCGCAAGCGACGTGAGAAGAAGGCGGAGAACCTGGCCAGGACCCACGGCAGTGGCCCGGCTCAGGGCCCAGCGCCCGGACCTCGAGGCCACGACGAAGCCGACCGCAAGCCCTCGCAGGACAGGCCGCAGGGCGACCGCAAGCCGTGGCAGAACAAGCCGGCCGGCGGCGGCTTCAGGCCAGCGGGTCGACCCCCGGGAGACCGCAAGC
This sequence is a window from Vicinamibacterales bacterium. Protein-coding genes within it:
- a CDS encoding sigma-54 dependent transcriptional regulator; translation: MPETTKHLLIVEDEGALREVVAERLTDSGFDVAQAANGEEALERLAEFAFDIVITDLRLPGIDGGKVLEAAIARYPDIIGIVVTGYGTVKDAVEAIKRGASDFVTKPFQFDELLHVLNTALEQRRLKSENAYLRSQLERRYSFEGIVGRSRAMRNLFQLLETVAVTNSTILVTGETGTGKELVARAIHHNSPRRANRFVAINCSAIPETLLEAELFGHVRGAFTGAIGNRVGRFETAHKGTLFLDEVGTMGAPLQMKLLRAVQEKEFERVGDSRPMKVDVRVIAATNGDLAKMVSEGRFREDLYYRLNVIPIGLPPLRDRKDDIPLLVQHFLDRFCRELTPPRPALTVSQQAMRKLMAFSWPGNVRQLENALERAVALSAGRTQIEEADLPPDVLESDHAAPSGPLALPEDGLDFQEYISSIERELITQSLERTGGNKGRAAQLLHLKRTTLVEKLKRMNSN